The window GGCCGAGGGCAAGACGCTCGAGATCCTCTACTTCCCCGATGCGAACAGCACGACGCTCGCCCTGAACTCAGGCAAGATCGACGCCTCCTTCGGCCCGAACCCGGGCATCTCGTACCAGAACACCATCTCGGAGGGCGGAGCGAACCCCACCCGAACCGCCGGCACCTTCTCGGGCGCGGGTGAGACCCTCGACGGCCTGATCGCCGCGACGGTGAAGAAGGACTCGGGCCTCGCCCAGCCGGTGGCGGATGCGATCAACCACCTCATCGAGAACGGCCAGTACGACGAGTGGCTGGCCGCGTACGACCTCGAGAACGAGGCCGTCGAGACCTCGCTCGTCAACCCGCCCGGTCTGCCGCTCGACAACAGCTGAGCGGCTCCCGGCGCCGAGCCCTCGACCGCTCTCAGCGGTCGGGGGTTCGGTGTTTCTCGGGCTCATTCCCGTCGGATGTAAACGAGCATTCATCAGCTGTTTCTGATAGAATCTCAGTATGACTTCAGCCGCCCGCATCCTTGAGATGGCCGCCGCCGTCTGCGGCCGTTCCGGCGCGGGTCTGGCCGGTCTCGGCGACGACGAGCTGCTCCGATTGATGGCCGCCTACGAGGCCCTCGGGCGCGCGGTGTCGGCGCAGCAGGTTCGGTTTGCGGGTGAGGTCGGGGTGCGGTCGCGCACCGAGCTGGGCGACGAGGGGCTGAGCCGGTCGCAGAACTTCACGACCCCGGTCGCGCTCGTCGCCAAGGTGACAGGCGCGTCGGCGCGGGCGTGCAAGGCCCGGCTCGAGCTGGGGCGCAAGCTGCGAGGCGCGGTGCTGCTGGGTGGTGGCGAGGGGCCGGCGCCGTTCCCGGTGGTCGCCCGCGCGCTCGACGACGGTGTGCTCGGCGTGGAGGCCGCGACGTCGATCGTGGGGCGGTGCAACGAACTGGCCGATCGGGGATGTTCGGCCGACGTGGTGGCGACCGCCGAGGAGACTCTCGTCGACCAGACCATCGCGTGCCGGTTGTCGGCCGATGAGACGGCCAAGCTCGCCATCCGCCTCCGCGAGGTGCTCGACCCGGATGGCGCCGAACCGCGTGACGAGGTGCTGCAGCTGCAGCGGTCGTTGACGATCGCGCTGGCGCCGGATGGGATGTACCGGGGGACGTTCGCGCTGGCGCCGGAGCAGGGCGGGGTGTGGCTGTCCAGTATCCGGGCGTTGCAGAGCCCGCGCGTGGCCGGGCCACGGTTCGTCGATGGCGACGAGTACGTGATCGCCGATGGTCGCACTCAGGCGCAGAAGAACGCCGACACGATCACTGAACTGATCGCCCGCGCTGCCGGGGCCGACGACATGCCCCGCATCAACGGGGCAATCGCCACCGTCAACGTGCACATGACCCTCGACGATCTCGAGAAGGGTCACGGGGTCGGGTGGATCGACGGCATCGACCAGCCCGTTCCCGCTTCCACCGTCGAACAGCTGCGGTGCAACTCCCCCATCACCGCCACTCTGTTCGGCGACAAGGGCGAGGTGCTCTACCACGGCAAGACGAAGCGGCTCTTCACGGCGGCGCAGAACCGGGCACTAGCGGCGCGGGATGGCGGCTGCGTGTGGCCCTCCTGCGACAGGCCACCGTCGTTCTGCGAGACGCATCATGCGAACGAGTGGGTTTCGGACGATCATCCACCTGGCAGAACCGACATCGACAACGGCGTCCTTCTCTGCCACTTCCACCACTCCCATCTGCACAAATCACCGTGGAAACTGACGATGCAGGAAGGCACACCGCATCTCATTCCACCGAGGTGGGTCGACACGGAACAGAAGCCGATTCCGACTACCCGTCGACGCACCATCCAGCGACCCGCCGCCTAGCCAGCCACGGTCTCCGAGGGCAAGCGCGAAGCGCGCGGCAGCACCCCACGGCTACCGCGCGCTGACGCGCTTGCCCACGATGGTCATGGCTGAGTCGAAAGGCGCGGCATCGCACCCGGCTTCGCGAGATTTCGCACCTCGATCGGGTATTTGCCGTCAGGCGCCCGCCTCGGGCGACTCGTCATCGGACGGGCGGCCGTTGCTTCGGCGCGGGCCGACGATGGCGCGCCAGACGCCGACGCCGACGCCGAGTGTCCAGAGCGGCAGGCCGAAGAACGCCACGACCCAGAGCGGCGCGCTGCGGCGCCCGCTCCCGATGGGTTCGCCCAACCGCCAGCCGTGCATCACGCAGAGCCAGAGGGTCAGCGCGAGGAACGCCGCCGACAGGGCGGCAAGCAGCAGCGGATGCGCAGCCAGCACATCCGCCGCCCGCCTCCGCGTCCCGCCCGCGCGCCGTGCCACGATCAGTCCTCGAGGTCGCCTGCCTGCTCCGGCTCGGCGGCGCTCTGCTCCGTGCGGTCGCGGAGCCGGTCGGACATCTCCGAGGCACCCGCCCCTTCGTCCTCGTCGGCCGCCTTGATCAGCTCGGCGAGCTCGTCGTCGCGGGGCGCATCCGCGGTGCTCGCATCGTTCGTGCCCATGTCGTCTCCTGCTCCTGCTTCCCGCTGGGGATGATCGGCCCGCACCCTGCGCGCCACTCCCCACCCTGGCCCTCTCCGCTCAGATCCACCCGAGTACCGCGACCCGTTGCGGATCGACGCACTCGTCTTCGGCGGCGGTCATCCCCGACGCGCTCGGCGAGCGGGGCGCCGTTGCTCTCCCAGCACCTGCCGGGCGAGGCGGTCGTCGGGGCGGCCGCCGTCGTCATCGCGGTCGGTCTCTTCCTCACCGCCACCACCGCCCGGCGCCTGGGCGCGAAGCCCTAACCGGCCGTCACAGCGTGTTCCCCAGTTTGAAGCCCTGCTCGGTGTCGCCGGCCCGGGTGTACGAGAAGCCGTCGGCCCCGATGGTCACGGCCATCTCGCTCGGAGCCTCCCGGGCGATCACCGGCTGCGGCTCGCCGTCGAGGTCGAGCACGAGGGAGGCCTCGGTGTACCAGCTCGGCACGACGGGGTTTCCCCACCAGTCGCGGCGCTGGTTGTCGTGCACGTCCCAGGTCACGACCGGGTTGTCGGGGTCGCCCGTGTAGTAGTCCTGCGTGTAGATCTCGACGCGGTGCCCGTCGGGGTCGGTGATGTAGAGATAGAAGGCGTTCGAGACGCCGTGGCGTCCGGGGCCCCGCTCGATCAGGTCGCTCTTGCGCAGGGCGCCGAGCTTGTCGCAGATGTAGAGGATGTTGTGCTTCTCGTGCGTCGAGAAGGCGATGTGGTGCATCCGCGGGCCGTTGCCCCCGGTGAGGGCTGTGTCGTGCACGGTGTCCTTGCGGCGGAGCCACGCGGCGTAGGTGACGCCGTTCTCGTCCTGGATGTCTTCTGTGACCCGGAACCCGAGGTCTTCGAGGTACTTCCTCCCGCGCGGCACGTCGGGAGTGACCTGGTTGAAGTGGTCGAGACGCACGAGGGCGCCCGGGCCGTAGAGGTCGTAGCGCCAGGCGAGGCGCTCGACGTGATCGACCTGGTAGAAGAACTCGTACGGGAAGCCGAGCGGATCAGTCACCCGCACCGAGTCGCCGACACCGTTCACGAAGCCGTCGGCCCGGCGCTCGACGCGGCAGCCGAGAGCGCGGTACCAGGCCTCCGCCCGGTCCACGTCCTCCGGGCTGCGCACCCGGTAGGAGAAGGCGGCGACGGCCGCGACCGGGCCCTTCCGCAGCACGAGGTTGTGGTGGATGAACTCCTCGAGGCTGCGCAGGTAGATCGCCTCGTCGTCCTCCTCGGTCACCACGAGGCCGAGGATGTCGACGTAGAACTCGCGCGAGCGGGCCAGGTCGGTGACCACGAGCTCCATGTACGCGCAGCGCAGGATGTCGGGCGGGGTCAGCTCGGGGGTGGGGATGGTGTCGATCGTCATCGATCAGACCTTTCTGTAGCGGGGAGTGTGGGGAGGGTTCAGCCGGCGGTGACCGCGGCGTCGGACGCCCCGAACCGGGCGGTGTGCACCTCGCCTAGCGTGATGTGCACCGCCTGCTGGTCGGAGTAGAAGTCGAGTGAGCGGTAGCCGCCCTCGTGGCCGAGGCCCGAGGCCTTCACCCCGCCGAACGGGGTGCGCAGGTCGCGCACGTTGTGCGAGTTGAGCCAGACCATGCCCGACTCGACCGCCTGGGCGAAGGTGTGGGCGCGCTCCAGGTTCGAGGTCCAGATGTAGGCGGCTAGGCCGTACTTCACGCCGTTGGCGAGCGCCAGCGCCTCCTCGTCGGTATCGAAGGGCGTGATCGCGACGACCGGGCCGAAGATCTCCTCCTGGAAGATGCGCGCGTCGGGCTTCACGTCGGCGAACACTGTCGGCGCCACATAGTTGCCGGTCTCGAAGCCCTCGGGCCGGCCCCCGCCAGCCACCAGACGACCCTCGCCCTTGCCGATCTCGACGTAGCTCATCACCTTCTCGTAGTGCTCCGGATGCACGAGCGCCCCGACCTCGGTCTTCGGATCGTGCGGGTCGCCCACGACGATCCTCTTCGCCCGCGCGGCGTAGCGCTCCACGAACTCGTCGTACACGGGGCGCTCCACCAGGATCCGGGAGCCCGCCGTGCACCGCTCGCCGTTCAGCGAGAACACCCCGAACAGGGTCGAGTCGATGGCCCGGTCGAGGTCGGCGTCGGCGAAGACCACCGCTGGCGACTTGCCGCCGAGCTCCATCGACATGCCCTTCAGCGTGGGAGCGCAGTTGGCGAAGATGATCTGCCCGGTGCGGCTCTCGCCGGTGAACGAGATCAGCTGCACGTCCTCGTGCTTCACCAGCGCGTCGCCGGCCTCCTCCCCCAGGCCGTTCACGAGGTTGAAGACGCCGTCGGGCACCCCCGCCTCGCGGAAGATGTCGGCCCAGAGACTCGCCGAGAGTGGCGTGAACTCGGCGGGCTTCAGCACCACCGTGCAGCCCGAGGCGAGCGCCGGCGCCAGCTTCCAGCTCTCGAGCATGAACGGGGTGTTCCACGGGGTGATCAGCCCGGCCACGCCCTTGGGCTTGCGATTGACGTAGTTCAGCTGCCGGCCCGGCACCTTGTAGGCGTCGTCGGCCTGCGCCACGATCAGGTCGGCGAAGAAGCGGAAGTTCTCGGCCGCCCGCTGCGCCTGGCCGAGCGCCTGGGTGATCGGCAGCCCCGAGTCGAACGACTCCAGCTCGGCGAGCCGCGCATCCCTCGACTCGACCAGGTCGGCGATGCGGTTCAGGATGCGCGACCGCGCCCGAGGCAGCATGCGGGGCCAGGGCCCCTCGTCGAAGGCGCGGCGCGCCGCGGCGACCGCCCGGTCGATGTCGTCGCGCTGCCCGGCGGCGGCCTGCACGTACGTCTCGTTCGAGACCGGATCGAGCACGTCGAACGTGGCCCCGGAGAGACTGTCGACGAACTCGCCGTCGATGTAGTGCTGGATCTTCTCGGGCAGCCCCTCGGGGACGTGCAGGGTGCGGGGGGACTGATCGGTCATGGTGACTCCTTGCGAGCGGACTCCATCGTGCGGCTGAGTCAGATGATATACGATAAGAGACACAATCAGAAGAGGGTGTCCTCGATAGACTGCGAGGGCGCACCGCGAGGAAGGACGACGACGTCATGCTCGACACCGCCACCATCGAGGCCATCGCCGACGAACTCGTCGAAGCGGCGACCAGCCGCGCGCCGGTCCCCCTGCTCACCGCCCGCCATCCCGGCATGACCGTCGAGGACTCCTACGCGGTGCAGGGCCTCTGGCGCTCCCGAAACGAGGCCCTCGGCCGCACGGTGGCCGGCCACAAGATCGGCCTGACCTCCAAGGCCATGCAGGCCGCGACCGGCATCACCGAGCCCGACTACGGCGTCATCTTCGACGACATGGTGCTCGAGACCGGCAGCGTGCTGCAGTGGGGCGCCTACGCGAACCCCCGGGTCGAGGTCGAACTCGCCTTCCGCCTGAAGAGCCCGCTGCGGGGGCCCGGATGCACGATCTTCGACGTGCTCGCGGCGACCGACTACGTGGTGCCGGCCCTCGAGGTGCTCGACTCGCGCATCGAGATGGAGGGGCGCACGATCGTCGACACCATCAGCGACAACGCCGCCATGGGGGTCATGGTGGTCGGCGGCCGCCCGGTGCGTCCCGACGAGATCGACCTGCGCTGGGCGGGCGCGATGCTCTACCGCAACGAGGGCATCGAGGAGACGGGGCTTGCCGGCGGCGTGCTGAACAACCCGGCCTCGGGCGTGGCGTGGCTGGCGAACAAGCTCGCGGCCCACGACGACGGGCTCGCTGCCGGAGAGCTGATCCTCGCCGGCTCGTTCACGCGGCCGATGTGGGTCTACCAGGGCGACTCGGTGTTCGCCGACTACGGCCCCCTGGGGGTGGTGACGTGCCGGTTCGTGTGAGCCCCGAGGAGGGCTTCCGGGCGGCGCTCGCCGCGCATCCTGGGCCCCTCGCCGGCATGTGGGTGTGCAGCGGCAGCCCCCTGGTGGCCGAGCTCGCGGCCGGTTCGGGCCTGGACTGGCTGCTGATCGACGCCGAGCACAGCCCCAACGGGCTCGAGTCGCTGCTCGCCCAGTTGCAGGCGGTGCACGGCTACCCGGTGCTGCCCGTGCTGCGGCCGCCCGTGCTCGACCCGGTGCTGATCAAGCAGTACCTCGATCTGGGCACGCAGACCCTGCTCGTGCCGATGGTCGACACGGCCGAACAGGCCGAGCTCGCGGTGCAGAGCACGCTCTACCCGCCCGAGGGAATCCGCGGCGTCGGCTCGGCGCTCGCCCGCGCCTCGCGCTGGAACCGCAGCGAGGGCTACCTGCAGCACGCCGGCGAGACGATCGCGGTGATCGTGCAGATCGAGTCGCGCGAGGCCGCCCGGAACATCGAGTCGATCGTGCAGGTGCCCGGGCTCGCGGGGATCTTCCTCGGCCCGGCCGATCTCGCCGCCTCGCTCGGCGTACTGGGGCAGCAGGACCACCCCGAGGTGATCGCCGCCGTCGAGCACTGCCTCGCGGTGGCCGCCGCGCACGGGGTTCCTGCGGGCGTCAACGCCTTCGCCGAGCCGCTGGCCCGGCGCTACCTCGCGGCGGGAGCGTCGTTCGTACTGGTGGGGGCCGACGTGGCCCTGCTCGCGCGGGGGTCGGAGGCGCTGGCCGAGCGGTACGCGGTCGGCGAGGCCGACCCGGCTTCGCCGGCCGCCGACCGCCCCGGCTACTGAGAGGCGCGCCGCGTCTCAGCGTCGCGGTGCGGCGTGATGGTCGGCTTGGTACGACAGCAGGGCGTCGAGCGTGCCGGTGCGGTGGGCCCGCGCAGCGAGCTCGATCTCGAGTGCTGGGGCGCCCGACTCGATCAGCCGGAGCAGGCTCTCGTGCTCGGCGACCGACTCCCGCGCGCGACCGGGAACGAAGCTGAAGGTGGAGTCGCGCAGCACGGCCAGCCGGTCCCAGCCGCGGTGCACGAGGTCGAGCACGTGCGGGTTCGGGCAGTGCTCGAAGATCACCGCGTGGAAGGCGCGGTTCAACTCGGTGAAGCGGTGCGGGTCGAAGTGGTCGAGGCAGTCGGCCATCTGCGCGTTCACGGCACGCGCCTCGGCGAAGTCTCCGGCGGTGACGAACGGCGCGGAGAGCGCGGTGGCCGCTCCCTCCACGAGGCTGAGCGTCTCCATCGTGTAGAAGTACTCGCGCTCGTCGACCATCGCGACCTGCGCTCCGACATTGCGCTCGAAGGTGACGGCGCCCTCGGCCTCGAGCCGGCGGATGGCCTCGCGGACGGGCACGACGCTGACACCCAGCTGCTTGGCGATGGGGCCGAGCACGAGGCGGAAGCCCGGCGTGTAGCTGCCGTTCCGGATGCGCTCCTTGATGAACGCGTAGGCCTGCTCCGACTTGCTCGACGCGGTCTCCGTGCTCGACGCGGTCCGGGCGGGCGGTCCATCGTCGCGGGTGGCACTCGTCGTCATCGGGTCTCCTTCTCGTAGCGCGCCTTCCATGCCGCATTCATAGGGTAGAGGCCGTCGACGCCCTCGCCGCGGGCGACCTGCTGGGCGATCCACGCCTCCTCGCGCTCCTGCTCGATGGCGGCGTCGGCGATCTCGGCCACGAGGGCGGGCGGGATGACCAGCACGCCGTCGTCGTCGCCGACGATCACGTCGCCCGGCTGCACGGCCGTGCCACCGCACGCGATGGTCAGGTCGACGTCCCACGGCACGTGCCGCCGGCCGAGCACGGCGGGATGCCCGCCCTGCGAGTACGCCGGGATGTCCAGCGCCGTGACCGCCGCGATGTCCCGGATGCCCCCGTCGGTCACGATCCCGGCCGCGCCGAGCTGCTGCGCCCGCAGCGCCAGGATGTCTCCCACCGTGCCCGTACCGGCCTCGCCGCGCGCCTCGATGACGAGCACGTCGCCGGGCCTCAGGGAGTCGAACGCGCGCTTCTGCGCGTTGTATCCGCCGCCGTGCGCGGCGAACAGGTCCTCCCGGTTCGGGATGAACCGCAGGGTGCGCGCCCGGCCGATCATCTTCGTGCCGGGGCGCGTCGGCCGCACACCGTCGATCGTCACCTCGTCGAGACCGCGCTTGCGGAGCTGCGAGCTGAGCGTGGCCGTGCCGACCGAGGCGAGCTTCGCGCGCAGCTCGTCGGTGAGCTCGAAGGGGGCCTCGACGGGCGGGAGTCCGGCCGCCTCGCGGCTGCCCCAGGCCTCCGCGCGCTGCAGCTCGTCGATCTGCGGGCCGGCACCGTGGGCTCCGGTGGGCGCCGCGCCCTCGACGACACGCGTGACGAGCCGACCGCTGGTGGGAGCGCCCGGAGCATCCGGAGCATCGACCTCGACCTCGACCACCTGGCCGGGCCCGACGACGCTCGACCCCGCAGGCGTGCCGGTGAGGATGACGTCGCCGGGCTCGAGGGTGATCAGCTCGGAGAGGTCGGCGACCAGCTGGGCGAAGGGGAAGACGAGGTCGGTGGTGCGGTCGTCCTGCACCAGGGCGCCGTCGACCCAGGTGCGGATGCGCAGGGCTGCCGGGTCGAGCCCCGCCGCGTCGACGAGGGCGGGGCCGAGCGGGGTGAAGCCGTCGCCGCCCTTCGAGCGGAGGTTCGAGCCCTTGTCGGCCCAGCGCAGGTCGTAGACGCCGAAGTCGTTCGCCGCGGTGACGGCGGCGACGTGGGCCCAGGCCTCCTCGCGGGAGACCCGTCGGGTCTCCCTGGCGATGACCAGGGCGATCTCGCCCTCGAAGGCCAGCAGCTCGGTGCCGAGCGGGCGCTCGATGACGCCGCCGCTCGCCGCCACGGAGGTCGACGGCTTCAGGAAGTAGGACGGCTGCGAGGGGGTACGGCCGCGCTGGGCGATGCGGCTCGGGTAGTTCAGGTGCAGGGCGATCACCTTGCCGGGCCGGTCGCGCCCAGCGGGGTCGAACGACCGGGCGGGCTCGAACGTCGGGGCAGGGGCGACGGCTTCGTCAGTCATGGGCCGATCGTATATTATTTAGTACACTTTTCCCAGTCCCGACGCTATACTCGCACCGTCTGGTCGAAGCCGACCGGTGCTCGAAAAAGGGGCACGAAGTCCGTCCGTCGCGGCGAACGAGACACATACGGAAACCTCCCGTCCCTGTCTCGAAAGGCTCGTCATGCCGTCGGTCTCCGCCCACGTCGCCCTCACCCTCGCCCACCACGTCGACCACGTGTTCGGCATCATGGGGAACGGCAACGCCTACTTCCTCGACGCCCTGCTCGAGCACACCTCCGCCCGCTTCACCGCGGTGCGTCACGAGGCCGGCGGGGTGGTCGCGGCCGACGCCTTCCATCGCGCCGGTGGCGGGCTCGCGGCGGCCACGGCCACCTACGGCGCCGGCTTCACCAACACACTCACCGCCCTCGCCGAGGCCGTGCAGGCGAAGGTGCCGCTCGTGCTCGTGGTGGGCGACGAGCCGACCTCCGGCCCGCGCTCCTGGGACGTCGACCAGATCGCCCTCGCCGCCGCCGTCGGCGCCCGCACCTACACGGTCGGCCGGATGGACGCGGCGGCCACGACGGTGATCGCCGTCGAGCACGCCCTCACCTACCGGGTGCCCACCGTGCTGGCCATCCCCTACGACGTCGCCGCCCTCGAGGCCGGTGAGGTGCCCGCGGTGGCCGAGCCGTCGCTGCCCGGCCCGCTCGTGGTGCCCGGCCCGTTCGCCGAGGCGGCCGTAGCCGGCCTGGCGGAGCTGCTCGCGGGTGCCCGCCGGCCGTTCCTGCTCGCCGGCCGGGGCGCCTGGCTGGCCGGTGCCGGCGAGGCGCTCGGCGAGCTCGCCGACGCCACCGGAGCGCTGACGGCCAGCACCGCGCTCGGGCGCGGCGTCTTCCCCGATCAATGGCACGACCTCGGCGTCACCGGGGGCTTCGGAGCCGAGGGCGCGATGGAGCTCGTGCGCGAGGCCGACGTCGCCGTGGTGCTCGGGGCCTCGCTGAACCAGTTCACGATGCGCTTCGGCGAGCTCTTCGCGCCCGGCACCCGGGTGGTGCAGGTCGACGTGGCGCCCACCGCGAGCCACGCCCACGTGAGCGGTTTCGTGCGGGGTGACGCCGCCGAGGTGGCCCGGGCGCTCGTGCGTGCCCTCCGCGAGCGCGGCGCGACCCCGAGCGGCTGGCGGGAGTCGGTCGACGTCGCGGCCGCCCGACAGCAGGAGCCCGGCGACGAGCTCGCCCCCGACGGGCGGCTCGACCCCCGCTCGGCGGCACAGCGGATCGGCGAGCTCCTGCCAGAGGACCGGGTGGTCGTCTCCGACGGCGGACACTTCATCGGCTGGGCCAACATGTACTGGCCGGTCGCCTCCCCCGACCGCCTGATGATGGTCGGCACCGCGTTCCAGTCGATCGGGCTCGGCTTCCCGAGCGTGCCCGGCGCAGCCATGGCGAAGCCCGACGCCACCGTGGTGCTGACCACCGGCGACGGCGGAGGCCTGATGGCGCTCGCCGATCTCGAGAGCGCCGTGCGCGTGGCGGCCGGCCGCGGCGTCGCCGTGGTGTGGAACGATGCCGCCTACGGGGCCGAGGTGCACGTCTACGGACGGAAGGGTCTCGCTCAGGAGTCGATGCGCATCCCGGAGGTCGACTTCGCCGCCCTGGCGGGAGCGGTCGGCGCCCAGGGTGTCGTGGTGCAGACGCTCGCCGACCTCGACGTACTGGGCGAGTGGGCCGCCCGACCGGCGAACGAGCGGCCCTTCCTGCTGCTCGACCTGCGCATCTCAGGCGCGGTGGTCGCGCCCTACCAGCACGAGATCATCCGCGTGAGCCGCTGAGGCTCGCGGCCGCAGCCTCGGCCTCGGCCCCGGGTTGGCTCCCGGCACCGCCCTCGAGCATCGCCCCGGCGAAGAACGCCGAGAGCTCCGCCATGGCGGTCAACGGGAGCACGTGCGCGACGTACTGATCAGGGCGCACGACCACGACGCATCCGGTGGCCGGGTCGAGCCCCCGGAGCGTCGTGATGCTCTCTGCAGAGTCGGCCGCGTAGACCTTCTCGTAGTCGATCAGGCCGAACGGGCCCGTGCGGGGCAGGAAGACCGGGGGCACCGTGGAGATGTCGACCTCGACGTGCGGCTCGGGGTAGACGACCTTCACGTCGAACACGCTGTCGGCCTCGGCGCCGACCGGCGTGTGGCGGATGAGCGGCGAGTCGGGGGCGTGCTCGAGCCACTCGGCCCACTCCCCCAGGGCCTCGCGCCCACCCGCCGACGCCGCTGCCGGGAAGGCGTACAGCCGCCAGCGCCCGTCGGCGCGGGCATGGTGCCCGAGATGGATCGGGTTCCCGTCGGCCACCCGCACCACCGGCGCCGACTTGAAGCGCTTGCCGACCGGGAAGCCCTCGGCGAGCGCCTGGTGCTCCGTCCCGCCGATCAGCATCGACGGCGGGTACTGCGTCATGAACCCCGCCGGGAACTCGGCGGTGCGCACGTAGAAGTCGGCCAGCTCCTCGGGGTTCTCGAATTCCTCGGGCTTCTTCGCCATCAGCGTCGACCACTCCTTGTCGAAGTCGATCAGGTTCTTGGCGATCACCTGGCGCTCGGCGGAGTAGGTCTTCAGCAGCTCCTCGGGCGCCCGCCCGGTCAGCACGTGGCCGAGCTTCCAGCCGAGGTTGAAGCCGTCCTGCATCGAGACGTTCATGCCCTGCCCGGCCTTGGCGCTGTGGGTGTGGCAGGCATCCCCCGTGATGAACACGTGGGGGCAGCGGTCGTCGCCCTCGGGCACCTCGTCGAACTTGTCGGTGAGGCGATGGCCGACCTCGTAGACGCTGTACCAGGCCACGTCCTTCACGTCGAGCGTGTAGGGGTGCAGGATGGCGTTCGCCTTCGCGATCGCCGTCTCGACCGTGGTGCGGCGCACGGCCCCGTTGTCGCCGGCCGCCACCTCGCCGAGGTCGACGTACATGCGGAACAGGTGCCCGCCCTCGCGCGGGATGTGCAGGATGCTGCCCGCCTGCGACTGGATCGCGCACTTGGTGCGGATGTCGGGGAAGTCGGTCACGGCGAGCGTGTCCATCACGGCCCAGGCGTGCGCCGCCGAGGCGCCGACGAGGGTGCGGCCGATGGCCTCGCGCACGCCGCTCCGGGCACCGTCGCAGCCCACCACGTACTTGGCCCGTACGTGCCGTTCGAGACCTTCCCGCTCGCCGGCCGTCTCGCGCAGGGTGACGGCGACCGGATGCCCGTGCCCCTCCTCCACGGAGAGGGTGACGAACTCGTAGCCGTAGTCGACCTCCATTCGCGCCGGTGCGTCGTGCATCGCCTCGGCGAAGTAGTCGAGCACCCGCGCCTGGTTGACGATCAGATGCGGGAACTCGCTCACCCCGGTGGCGTCGTCGACGGCCCGGGCGGAGCGGTGGATGCGGCTCGGGTCGGCCGGGTCGGGCGACCAGAAGGCCATCTCGCTGATCTGATAGGCCTCGGCCGTGATGCGCTCGGCGAAGCCGAAGGCCTGGAAGGTCTCGACACTGCGGGCCTGGATGCCGTCGGCCTGCCCGATCGCCAGCCGGCCGGGACGCCGCTCGATCACCCGGGCGTGGATCTCGGGGAACTGGGCCAGCTGGGCGGCCAGGATCATCCCCGCCGGGCCCGAGCCGACGATCAGCACGTCGACCTCGTCGGGCAGCAGGGCGGGGCGGTCGATGCCGGTGCCCGCCGCCGGGGCGATGCGCGGATCGCCGGATACGTAGCCGTGGTGGTGGAACTGCATGCGATGGGTGCTCCGTCTTCGTCGACCTTCCCCCTCGACTTCGGTGTGCAAGGAGGGTATGTTCGATAATCGAACGCACGGTTCGACTATCGCTCACGCGATGGTAGCTCGCTGCCGCCCTCGGGGCAATGGCACTCGAGGCAACGGCCGACTAGAGATCTGGAGCCACGAGCAGCATGAGCGCATCCGACGGCACGAACGGCGCCACGTCGCAGACCCTCGACCGCGGCATCCGCATCCTGGAACTGCTCGCCGACCGCCTCGAGCCGCAGTCGATCGACGACGTCGCGGCGGCACTCGGCGTGCATCGCTCGGTGGCCTACCGGCTCATCCGCACGCTCGAGCAGCACGGCCTCGTGGGGCGCGACGCGGCCGGGCGACTGCAGCTCGGCGCCGCGCTCGCCGCACTGGCCGCGGGCGTCGCGCACGATCTGCAGGCCGAGGTGCTGCCCGAGCTCACGGCGGCCGCGAACGAGCTCGCCATGACCTGCTTCCTCGTCGTGCTCGACCACGACGAGTG of the Herbiconiux flava genome contains:
- a CDS encoding GntR family transcriptional regulator: MTTSATRDDGPPARTASSTETASSKSEQAYAFIKERIRNGSYTPGFRLVLGPIAKQLGVSVVPVREAIRRLEAEGAVTFERNVGAQVAMVDEREYFYTMETLSLVEGAATALSAPFVTAGDFAEARAVNAQMADCLDHFDPHRFTELNRAFHAVIFEHCPNPHVLDLVHRGWDRLAVLRDSTFSFVPGRARESVAEHESLLRLIESGAPALEIELAARAHRTGTLDALLSYQADHHAAPRR
- a CDS encoding HNH endonuclease signature motif containing protein, translated to MAAAVCGRSGAGLAGLGDDELLRLMAAYEALGRAVSAQQVRFAGEVGVRSRTELGDEGLSRSQNFTTPVALVAKVTGASARACKARLELGRKLRGAVLLGGGEGPAPFPVVARALDDGVLGVEAATSIVGRCNELADRGCSADVVATAEETLVDQTIACRLSADETAKLAIRLREVLDPDGAEPRDEVLQLQRSLTIALAPDGMYRGTFALAPEQGGVWLSSIRALQSPRVAGPRFVDGDEYVIADGRTQAQKNADTITELIARAAGADDMPRINGAIATVNVHMTLDDLEKGHGVGWIDGIDQPVPASTVEQLRCNSPITATLFGDKGEVLYHGKTKRLFTAAQNRALAARDGGCVWPSCDRPPSFCETHHANEWVSDDHPPGRTDIDNGVLLCHFHHSHLHKSPWKLTMQEGTPHLIPPRWVDTEQKPIPTTRRRTIQRPAA
- the hpaD gene encoding 3,4-dihydroxyphenylacetate 2,3-dioxygenase, which produces MTIDTIPTPELTPPDILRCAYMELVVTDLARSREFYVDILGLVVTEEDDEAIYLRSLEEFIHHNLVLRKGPVAAVAAFSYRVRSPEDVDRAEAWYRALGCRVERRADGFVNGVGDSVRVTDPLGFPYEFFYQVDHVERLAWRYDLYGPGALVRLDHFNQVTPDVPRGRKYLEDLGFRVTEDIQDENGVTYAAWLRRKDTVHDTALTGGNGPRMHHIAFSTHEKHNILYICDKLGALRKSDLIERGPGRHGVSNAFYLYITDPDGHRVEIYTQDYYTGDPDNPVVTWDVHDNQRRDWWGNPVVPSWYTEASLVLDLDGEPQPVIAREAPSEMAVTIGADGFSYTRAGDTEQGFKLGNTL
- the hpaE gene encoding 5-carboxymethyl-2-hydroxymuconate semialdehyde dehydrogenase, which produces MTDQSPRTLHVPEGLPEKIQHYIDGEFVDSLSGATFDVLDPVSNETYVQAAAGQRDDIDRAVAAARRAFDEGPWPRMLPRARSRILNRIADLVESRDARLAELESFDSGLPITQALGQAQRAAENFRFFADLIVAQADDAYKVPGRQLNYVNRKPKGVAGLITPWNTPFMLESWKLAPALASGCTVVLKPAEFTPLSASLWADIFREAGVPDGVFNLVNGLGEEAGDALVKHEDVQLISFTGESRTGQIIFANCAPTLKGMSMELGGKSPAVVFADADLDRAIDSTLFGVFSLNGERCTAGSRILVERPVYDEFVERYAARAKRIVVGDPHDPKTEVGALVHPEHYEKVMSYVEIGKGEGRLVAGGGRPEGFETGNYVAPTVFADVKPDARIFQEEIFGPVVAITPFDTDEEALALANGVKYGLAAYIWTSNLERAHTFAQAVESGMVWLNSHNVRDLRTPFGGVKASGLGHEGGYRSLDFYSDQQAVHITLGEVHTARFGASDAAVTAG
- the hpaH gene encoding 2-oxo-hept-4-ene-1,7-dioate hydratase; its protein translation is MLDTATIEAIADELVEAATSRAPVPLLTARHPGMTVEDSYAVQGLWRSRNEALGRTVAGHKIGLTSKAMQAATGITEPDYGVIFDDMVLETGSVLQWGAYANPRVEVELAFRLKSPLRGPGCTIFDVLAATDYVVPALEVLDSRIEMEGRTIVDTISDNAAMGVMVVGGRPVRPDEIDLRWAGAMLYRNEGIEETGLAGGVLNNPASGVAWLANKLAAHDDGLAAGELILAGSFTRPMWVYQGDSVFADYGPLGVVTCRFV
- a CDS encoding HpcH/HpaI aldolase family protein, whose protein sequence is MPVRVSPEEGFRAALAAHPGPLAGMWVCSGSPLVAELAAGSGLDWLLIDAEHSPNGLESLLAQLQAVHGYPVLPVLRPPVLDPVLIKQYLDLGTQTLLVPMVDTAEQAELAVQSTLYPPEGIRGVGSALARASRWNRSEGYLQHAGETIAVIVQIESREAARNIESIVQVPGLAGIFLGPADLAASLGVLGQQDHPEVIAAVEHCLAVAAAHGVPAGVNAFAEPLARRYLAAGASFVLVGADVALLARGSEALAERYAVGEADPASPAADRPGY